From a single Erpetoichthys calabaricus chromosome 1, fErpCal1.3, whole genome shotgun sequence genomic region:
- the LOC114656227 gene encoding uncharacterized protein LOC114656227 has protein sequence MQDHITIRNTADIPSVVLSSKVFLCPFCDPRLFSSRSSIRTYEHLREHRKTAVSFGDKLIYRCNLGCKDRKHYHCFNCSVTVLQKTGFLAHLRRCVSRKGLPSSTSSVSSSIQQVKTFVWTVRDSMVVETEQDSVVVKTEQDSVVVKTEQTPKPVSLPHESWISTVQQVPQHVSWLQELPLDLTMKKIMTSSPVQKLTTSQQMFTSSLEESLLAVSQPPTSSPQDSMLTVTPI, from the exons ATGCAG GATCACATTACTATCAGAAACACTGCGGACATTCCGTCCGTAGTACTGTCTTCAAAGGTGTTCCTGTGCCCGTTCTGTGATCCACGACTGTTTTCTTCACGATCCTCTATTCGAACATATGAACATTTGCGCGAGCACCGAAAAACTGCAGTTTCCTTTGGAG ACAAGCTCATTTATCGTTGTAACCTGGGATGCAAAGACAGAAAGCACTACCATTGCTTTAACTGTAGTGTCACAGtactccaaaaaactggatttcTTGCACATTTACGAAGATGTGTTTCAAGGAAAGGACTGCCCTCTTCCACTTCTTCAGTGTCCTCTTCAATTCAGCAAGTAAAAACCTTTGTCTGGACTGTGCGGGATTCAATGGTAGTTGAAACAGAGCAGGATTCAGTGGTAGTAAAAACAGAGCAGGATTCAGTGGTAGTAAAAACAGAGCAAACTCCAAAACCTGTGTCACTCCCACATGAGTCATGGATTTCCACAGTTCAGCAAGTACCACAACATGTATCATGGTTGCAGGAACTACCACTTGATTTaaccatgaaaaaaataatgactTCCTCACCTGTACAAAAATTAACAACAAGCCAGCAAATGTTTACCTCTTCCCTGGAAGAGTCATTGCTTGCTGTAAGTCAGCCTCCTACCTCATCACCGCAGGATTCAATGCTCACTGTAACCCCAATTTAA